A region of Chlamydiales bacterium STE3 DNA encodes the following proteins:
- a CDS encoding putative Membrane protein (Product derived from UniProtKB/Trembl:G8ASB6), whose translation MAILKVPVIAEDHVQGSPNATVTLIEYGDYECPFCGLAFLMIKQLQKHFGEQLRFVFRNFPLTDIHPYAAISAEIAKFAAEHNKFWEMHDLLYGNQKSFTGPFLVELAKRLELSEVELEKAMKTHLYQPKIKSAFLGGVRSGVN comes from the coding sequence ATGGCTATACTCAAAGTTCCTGTCATTGCTGAAGATCATGTTCAAGGGTCTCCGAACGCTACCGTGACACTTATTGAGTATGGCGATTACGAATGTCCTTTTTGTGGGCTTGCTTTCCTCATGATTAAACAATTACAAAAACACTTTGGAGAACAGTTAAGATTTGTTTTCCGCAATTTTCCTCTTACTGACATCCATCCCTATGCAGCAATCTCTGCTGAAATTGCCAAGTTCGCGGCAGAGCATAATAAATTTTGGGAAATGCATGATCTCCTTTATGGAAATCAGAAATCGTTTACAGGGCCCTTTTTGGTTGAGCTAGCCAAACGGCTTGAGCTCTCCGAAGTTGAATTGGAGAAAGCTATGAAAACACATCTTTATCAGCCGAAAATTAAAAGCGCTTTTCTCGGAGGAGTTAGAAGCGGGGTAAATTGA